The proteins below are encoded in one region of Bacteroidota bacterium:
- a CDS encoding T9SS type A sorting domain-containing protein, producing MQLRINSLCIFVCLCCFSRVLSAQPYQHYGGAGYQFGYRIKPTTDGGFVAAGATDATDSAQEDYYVIRFDRNGHKLWDSAYGRHGIYDFLWSVQPTHDNGSLLAGYSGQQFSGAEEALLYKIDSNGRTVKKIEVNYAKSDHAHWFAQTSDGYYYWAGHTDSKGDPNGDMICQRLDSNFNLIWEKTYNHGGPEHCHAGTIARDGGCMLIGHTSVNNHEKFYAVRNDTSGAVEWQKVYSSIDTLDDSPYEVTNTFDGGFAFYGGSSESNGASNAWLLVVDSLGNRVLDHHFSHGQTFAWSGIQSSDSGFVIVGQVADTTMNSQLYVAKVDRTGTLMWEHSYGPGNGEGGYGIFQRGKQYVLTGELVLGGSVSSDLWIAVLDSVGNITTLDTTTSDNSEVRTIPNGGGITLGNCMPNPAASSTMLDFSVDRPQQMTLDIIDVSGRVVQTMFDARVEAGQHYVRLDTRTLPSGTYRCCLRGSDVALSSALVVVH from the coding sequence ATGCAACTGCGTATAAACTCGCTCTGTATTTTTGTATGCCTCTGTTGTTTTTCCCGGGTGCTGTCGGCCCAACCCTACCAGCATTATGGCGGTGCCGGGTATCAATTCGGCTATCGCATTAAACCAACCACCGATGGCGGGTTTGTTGCCGCCGGTGCAACCGATGCAACGGATTCAGCCCAGGAGGATTACTACGTCATCCGGTTCGATCGTAACGGTCACAAACTATGGGATAGTGCATACGGACGTCATGGCATCTACGATTTCCTGTGGTCTGTGCAACCGACCCACGATAATGGCTCGCTGCTCGCCGGCTATAGCGGACAGCAGTTCAGCGGAGCCGAGGAAGCACTCCTCTATAAGATCGATTCGAATGGTCGTACGGTGAAGAAGATTGAGGTGAACTATGCCAAATCCGATCATGCGCACTGGTTTGCACAAACCTCGGACGGATACTATTACTGGGCCGGTCACACCGATTCGAAAGGCGATCCGAACGGGGATATGATCTGTCAGCGGCTCGACAGCAATTTTAATCTCATTTGGGAGAAAACATACAATCACGGCGGACCGGAGCACTGCCATGCCGGGACGATCGCGCGAGACGGCGGCTGCATGCTCATTGGGCATACGAGCGTGAATAATCACGAGAAGTTCTATGCCGTGCGCAACGACACAAGCGGCGCCGTCGAATGGCAGAAGGTATATAGCAGCATCGACACGCTCGACGACTCTCCGTACGAAGTGACCAATACGTTCGACGGCGGATTTGCATTCTATGGCGGTTCTTCTGAAAGCAACGGCGCATCCAACGCCTGGCTGCTCGTTGTCGATTCGCTTGGCAACCGCGTGCTCGACCATCATTTTTCGCATGGACAAACATTTGCATGGTCCGGCATTCAGTCTTCGGATAGTGGCTTTGTCATCGTCGGTCAGGTTGCCGATACGACCATGAACTCTCAGCTCTATGTAGCAAAAGTTGATCGCACAGGCACGCTCATGTGGGAGCACTCTTATGGACCCGGTAACGGGGAAGGCGGGTATGGTATCTTCCAGCGAGGGAAGCAGTATGTTCTCACCGGCGAATTGGTGCTTGGTGGATCTGTCAGCTCCGACCTGTGGATCGCGGTGCTCGACTCTGTAGGGAATATCACTACATTGGACACGACAACATCGGATAATTCCGAAGTTCGTACTATTCCAAATGGCGGTGGTATTACGCTCGGCAATTGTATGCCAAACCCCGCAGCGTCGAGCACGATGCTAGATTTCTCCGTCGATCGGCCGCAACAGATGACACTCGATATAATCGACGTATCGGGCCGCGTCGTCCAGACGATGTTCGATGCGCGCGTCGAAGCAGGGCAGCATTATGTCCGGCTCGATACGCGCACGCTTCCCTCCGGCACATATCGTTGTTGTTTGCGTGGGTCGGATGTCGCCCTGAGCTCTGCACTCGTTGTCGTACACTAA
- a CDS encoding L,D-transpeptidase yields the protein MTQPFVPLRASSLCLLLIIIASCSKERTETPKPSAPLVQKPATMPPSATVHPVSGHYRSYLIDGASALSALLRSLGPDGMMLVYKLNRRDLKHLKTGDSIVIPLAADSILAYSPFPRHLDSLGAQGKLLVISRRVQAFAAYEHGTLVRWGPTSTGKRTTPTPEGLYHTNWKSKQTHSTVDDAWILNWYFNLDNLEGISLHEYDLPGYPASHSCVRLLSEDAEWIYHWADQWILTPDGARVATNGTPVIVFGNYAYGKIPPWKKLATDSSACDVNVSEVTSAVRTYLVSDSSIRK from the coding sequence ATGACGCAACCGTTCGTGCCGCTTCGTGCGAGTTCGCTTTGTCTTCTACTCATCATAATTGCATCCTGTTCAAAAGAGCGCACGGAGACTCCGAAGCCGTCCGCGCCGCTCGTGCAGAAACCCGCCACAATGCCGCCTTCCGCCACAGTGCATCCCGTGTCGGGCCACTACCGCTCGTATCTGATCGACGGAGCCTCGGCGCTTTCGGCGTTGCTGCGCTCGCTCGGGCCTGACGGGATGATGCTCGTCTATAAGCTGAATCGGCGAGATCTCAAACATCTGAAAACGGGCGATTCGATCGTCATCCCGTTAGCCGCAGATAGTATCCTCGCATATTCGCCATTTCCGCGGCATCTGGATTCGCTCGGCGCTCAAGGCAAGCTGCTCGTTATTTCGCGTCGCGTTCAGGCATTTGCCGCATACGAACACGGCACGCTCGTGCGATGGGGACCAACAAGCACCGGCAAACGCACGACCCCTACGCCGGAAGGACTCTATCACACCAATTGGAAATCGAAACAGACCCACAGCACTGTGGACGACGCCTGGATATTGAACTGGTACTTCAATCTCGATAATCTTGAAGGCATATCACTACATGAATACGATCTGCCCGGGTATCCGGCAAGTCATAGTTGTGTGCGTCTGCTCTCGGAGGATGCAGAATGGATCTATCATTGGGCCGATCAATGGATACTCACGCCGGACGGTGCCCGTGTTGCGACGAACGGGACGCCGGTTATCGTCTTCGGTAACTACGCCTATGGAAAGATACCGCCCTGGAAGAAGCTTGCAACCGATTCGTCGGCATGCGATGTCAACGTATCCGAAGTGACAAGCGCAGTTCGCACATATCTCGTCTCCGATTCGAGTATTCGTAAGTGA
- a CDS encoding sugar transferase, whose product MNTHYLLMKRGLDVAVATLLLILTLPVQLIVAAAIKCSDGGPVYFLQPRIGRDGQVFRMIKFRSMRIDVTRESMRVDLYAPSVAQILEKSTHDSRVTPVGYILRRTSLDELPQLFNVVLGDMSLVGPRPVVARMLAAADPRVAQRHSVPPGLTGYWQINARSENTSIESMLPYDLRYIEEMSIRTDVKILLRTIPVVLWGEGAY is encoded by the coding sequence ATGAACACACACTATCTATTGATGAAGCGAGGCCTCGACGTTGCGGTGGCTACGCTACTACTTATTCTCACGCTTCCGGTGCAGTTGATCGTTGCAGCGGCGATCAAATGTTCCGATGGCGGCCCAGTCTATTTCCTTCAGCCGCGCATCGGTCGCGATGGGCAAGTGTTCCGCATGATAAAGTTTCGATCGATGCGAATCGATGTGACCCGAGAGTCGATGCGTGTCGATCTGTATGCGCCGTCTGTGGCGCAGATCCTTGAGAAATCTACGCATGATTCGCGGGTTACGCCAGTTGGTTATATTCTCCGTCGAACGTCGCTCGACGAGTTGCCGCAGCTATTCAATGTAGTACTCGGCGACATGAGCCTAGTCGGGCCCCGGCCGGTTGTCGCGCGTATGCTTGCCGCCGCGGACCCTCGAGTCGCGCAACGGCACTCCGTTCCTCCCGGACTGACGGGGTATTGGCAGATCAATGCGCGAAGCGAGAACACTTCGATCGAATCCATGCTGCCCTACGATCTTCGCTACATCGAAGAGATGTCGATCCGTACCGACGTAAAAATCTTGCTGCGTACGATTCCTGTCGTTCTATGGGGTGAGGGAGCATACTGA
- a CDS encoding FAD-dependent oxidoreductase, protein MSLQTVILGGGLAGLSAAYHLRTPYTLFEARSQFGGIAGSFTVDGFTFDHAIHILFTRDPYASEFIRTILADNFEVRERSSWLYSYGTMTPYPYQANMRGLPRKVIAENLIGLARARIQRRSTRSANFEEWILANFGAGIAKHCMLPLNEKVWGVHPRSMSTDWMDDRVPRTKLRDVLAGLRRNDDRGRFGTNGTFWYPKRGGMGALTEGIRRQVQNLHSATRCVRIDATSRTLTFADGSTASYDVLITSIPLHRLIDLLGEVPQSVFTAARSLKWNTVHTVVLGIDRPNISNKHWIYFPEREVLFQRISFPMNFADDLAPSGTSSIMAEITDSSDRPLERDSLTDRTIEQLRRIGIVRSDDRILTRHCVTIEPAYVIYDWARPQAARIIHEYLHGLGIIPCGRFGDWEYLNMDQTILSGRRAAETVHRVHSEHVV, encoded by the coding sequence ATGTCTCTACAAACGGTCATACTCGGTGGCGGACTGGCAGGGTTGAGCGCAGCATATCATCTGCGCACCCCATACACATTGTTTGAGGCACGTTCGCAATTCGGCGGAATTGCCGGGTCGTTCACTGTCGACGGGTTTACGTTCGATCATGCAATTCATATACTCTTCACTCGGGATCCATACGCATCGGAGTTTATCCGGACGATCCTTGCAGACAACTTCGAAGTTCGAGAACGCAGTTCGTGGCTGTACTCGTATGGGACGATGACGCCGTACCCCTATCAGGCGAATATGCGGGGGCTGCCACGCAAAGTGATTGCCGAGAATCTGATCGGGCTCGCACGAGCACGCATACAGAGGCGCTCAACCAGAAGCGCGAACTTCGAGGAGTGGATTCTCGCGAACTTCGGGGCCGGTATCGCAAAACATTGCATGCTTCCGCTCAACGAGAAAGTGTGGGGCGTACATCCTCGTTCGATGAGCACCGACTGGATGGACGATCGCGTGCCTCGGACGAAGCTTCGCGATGTGCTAGCCGGTCTGCGGCGCAACGATGACAGGGGACGTTTCGGTACAAACGGAACATTCTGGTACCCGAAACGAGGGGGAATGGGAGCGCTTACCGAAGGAATCCGACGTCAGGTTCAGAACCTGCATTCCGCAACGCGGTGCGTGCGGATCGATGCGACCTCTCGAACATTGACATTCGCCGACGGCTCGACGGCATCCTACGATGTTCTGATTACTTCAATACCGCTCCACCGGCTGATCGACTTGCTCGGCGAGGTTCCGCAATCGGTCTTCACCGCCGCTCGCTCGTTGAAATGGAATACGGTCCACACGGTTGTACTTGGGATCGACCGGCCGAATATCAGCAACAAACACTGGATATACTTCCCGGAGCGTGAGGTGTTGTTTCAGCGAATTTCTTTCCCAATGAACTTTGCCGACGATCTCGCGCCGAGCGGGACCAGTTCGATCATGGCCGAGATCACCGATTCCAGCGACCGACCGCTCGAACGCGACAGTCTGACGGATCGAACGATCGAACAATTACGCAGGATCGGCATCGTGCGCAGTGACGATCGAATACTCACTCGTCACTGCGTAACGATCGAGCCTGCGTATGTGATCTACGACTGGGCCCGTCCGCAAGCCGCCCGGATAATTCACGAGTATCTCCATGGGCTTGGTATTATTCCGTGCGGCAGATTCGGTGACTGGGAATACCTGAATATGGACCAAACGATCCTCAGCGGACGTCGTGCCGCCGAGACCGTACACCGGGTACATTCCGAACACGTAGTATGA